In Oncorhynchus clarkii lewisi isolate Uvic-CL-2024 chromosome 16, UVic_Ocla_1.0, whole genome shotgun sequence, one genomic interval encodes:
- the LOC139367628 gene encoding trypsin-like, whose amino-acid sequence MDLPSVLLCILLELLAVSCQELIQGRIVGGYAPAPHSIKYIVSIQSTRGQHFCGGSLINTYWVLTAAHCTIGVEQIMIVAGDYSVSMYEGTEQFFIPQLLIPHPQYNKITNNADIMLIKLKAPVYLNSYVSIAPLPRQSASVAEGRLCRVSGWGFTSSSGGQIPSSLRTVKLPIVSTAKCNSSESFNGNITSNMICAGYSAGRQDACKGDSGGPLVCEGRIYGVVSWGMGCADAKYPGVYTAVSKYRRWIDRIMFSYYGRCSKY is encoded by the exons ATGGACCTGCCTTCAGTTTTACTATGTATACTTCTGGAACTCCTTGCTGTGAGCT GCCAGGAGCTGATACAAGGGCGCATAGTGGGAGGATATGCCCCTGCACCCCATTCCATCAAATACATTGTATCAATACAGTCAACTAGAGGACAACACTTTTGTGGAGGATCCTTGATAAATACATACTGGGTGCTCACAGCAGCACATTGTACTATAGG GGTGGAACAAATTATGATAGTAGCAGGAGACTATTCAGTAAGCATGTATGAAGGGACCGAACAGTTCTTCATACCCCAGCTCTTAATACCACACCCCCAGTACAACAAGATTACGAACAACGCAGATATTATGCTTATCAAG CTGAAAGCTCCAGTGTACCTGAATAGCTATGTGTCCATCGCTCCGCTGCCCCGCCAGAGTGCCTCGGTGGCAGAGGGGCGGTTGTGCAGGGTGTCAGGCTGGGGGTTCACCAGCTCTAGTGGGGGACAGATACCCTCCTCCCTGCGCACAGTCAAACTTCCCATCGTCTCCACAGCCAAATGCAACAGCAGTGAGTCTTTCAATGGGAACATCACATCCAACATGATCTGTGCAGGCTACAGCGCTGGCAGGCAGGATGCGTGTAAG GGAGATTCTGGGGGCCCACTGGTGTGTGAAGGTCGGATCTATGGTGTGGTTTCCTGGGGGATGGGCTGTGCCGATGCCAAGTACCCAGGAGTCTACACTGCTGTGTCAAAGTATCGCAGGTGGATAGACCGGATCATGTTCAGCTACTACGGACGCTGCAGCAAGTATTAG